One window of the Syntrophorhabdaceae bacterium genome contains the following:
- the galT gene encoding galactose-1-phosphate uridylyltransferase — MSEVRLNHITGDWVIVSAERAKRPEDFAQKRQSKELPAYVASCPFCPGNETDTPTETFRLTSPDGAWSVRSVLNKFSALSPEGDVRKEKVDFKQVISGVGRHEVIIETPEHNKTTALLSVHQMERVLAGYRDRLIAFYEDPRVEHVIIFKNHGIGAGTSLEHPHSQIVGTPVFPGQVMTRLEEARRNYYYVNFGECLYCTYMYGEMNEKVRIVSENASFVAFIPYAAHSPFHTWIFPKRHCACYGCISEDEIKGLAGILRDVLRRMYVGLDNPDFNYVIRSLSTRESDSKYFHWYISVIPRITQTAGFELGTGMYINTALPEESARFLRDVGYEFPGD; from the coding sequence AGCTGCCCGCATATGTGGCTTCCTGCCCCTTTTGTCCTGGTAACGAGACCGATACGCCTACAGAAACATTCCGCTTAACGAGCCCGGACGGGGCCTGGTCCGTGAGATCGGTTTTGAACAAATTCTCGGCCTTATCTCCGGAGGGGGACGTAAGAAAAGAGAAGGTAGATTTCAAGCAGGTCATTTCGGGCGTGGGTCGTCATGAGGTCATTATTGAGACGCCTGAGCACAATAAGACGACGGCGCTTTTGTCTGTCCATCAGATGGAGCGGGTCCTCGCCGGATACAGGGATCGCCTCATTGCCTTCTATGAAGACCCGCGCGTGGAACACGTGATCATCTTCAAGAACCACGGCATTGGGGCGGGAACCTCCCTTGAGCATCCGCATTCCCAAATTGTGGGTACGCCGGTATTCCCCGGGCAGGTGATGACGAGGCTCGAGGAGGCCCGGAGAAATTACTATTATGTGAATTTTGGGGAATGCCTCTATTGCACGTATATGTATGGAGAGATGAATGAAAAAGTGCGGATCGTGAGCGAGAATGCATCTTTTGTGGCGTTTATCCCCTATGCGGCCCATTCACCCTTCCACACCTGGATTTTTCCCAAGCGACACTGCGCCTGTTACGGATGCATAAGTGAGGATGAGATCAAAGGGCTCGCCGGTATTTTGAGAGATGTGCTTCGTCGAATGTACGTGGGACTGGATAATCCTGATTTTAATTATGTGATCCGATCGTTGTCCACGAGAGAAAGCGATTCTAAGTATTTCCACTGGTATATATCGGTCATCCCGAGGATCACACAGACCGCCGGTTTCGAACTCGGTACGGGTATGTATATCAATACGGCTCTACCCGAGGAGAGTGCGAGGTTCTTAAGGGATGTTGGCTATGAATTTCCGGGGGATTAG